One Harpia harpyja isolate bHarHar1 chromosome 11, bHarHar1 primary haplotype, whole genome shotgun sequence genomic window, TGGTACAGAGGGAAGGGGACAAGTCGGGGACAAGTCAGGGACAAGCAGAGCCGTGGTCTGCAGCTGGGGATCTGCCACAGAGCAGTGGACAAGGTCTCCAAAAGGAGCAGCCTGTGGGCACAGGACTCTGTAAGGAACAGTCACCTGCATCCAGCGGTTGTAGTAGTCGATCACTGTAGCCACCTGCGTCTGCTGGAGCATGATCTCAGACACCCACACTGCAGGAAGCAGGGCAGGGATCAGAGCAGAGGCACCGACACCACCCACACCCCATGCCGTGGCCACGTTAGCACTGGGTACAAGCACTGCACCAGCATCCAACCCATGGGACCCCTTCCTACCCCTCACCTGCCCCACATGCTCTCCCACAGGAGCTCCCTCAGGCCCAAAGTGAGCTCTCTGACCCCCTCAGCGCCTTGCAAGGGGGGGGGTCAGTGGCTCTCGTGGCCACTCCAGGCAGCTTGTTGCAAGGATGGCAACTGAAGCCACGTTTCCTCACGAGGCCATATTGCACATCCGTGTCAGGGGGCAACATGCAGCGGGGCACCCCACACACACCGGGGTGCAGTCCCTGCTCCTCACCTGCGTACGCCCGTCTGTCGGCATCCGTCTCAGCTGCTGCCTGAAAAGGGAAGAAGACGGACTATAAGAAGGAAGGTGACACAGGACCCCACCGCAGAGGGGACCTGCgtataaaataaaattgcctgtGGTGTGTTTTGAACACTGTGTAGAAatctgcaaaaaaaatatttcccctaAACGCTCAGAAGTTCTGAGTTTGAGTTAATCAAGTGGCAGCCAAAGCACCTTCCCCCTGACAAAGCACGAGGGATATCACACGTCTCCCACAGCGAGGGTTCACCTTAGAGGTTCAAAGATCCCACCAGAGGAGCTGTCCCAGACCCGAGCCCCTCTGCACGGGAAGCAGTCGCAGGCAGATGTGAATCCCACAGAAGGGCCATGCAGTTCCCAGCACCGTTCAGACAGACTAAtgcccacccccagcaccccaatcaCCGCCTCGCCGCTCATTGCCAGGCTGAGCACAGAGCAGGTAGGAGCTCCAATAAAAATGCTCGGCAGGCTTAAAGCAAATACACGGAAAAGCTTTTCCACGCAGCGCTCCCTGCTGCAGGGTACCACGGAGGCAGGAACGAAACAGGTTTAAAAGACTAGACTAAATTTACTAGTGAAAAGTACTCCTGGTTAGAGGCTACGTTTGAGAAGTGTGGTTTCACCCTCTTGCCCTGCTTCACTCTTCGTACCTAGGGACTGACTACAGACCGCCCACCACGGAACGGCCAGGACTAGCTGGGAGCACGCTCCCCTTTCCAACACCGTCTTCCACTTCCATGCAGCTAAGGATCCGTCGCGTAGGGAAAGACACCGCGGTCACCTCAGCAACACCCCCTTAAGGCAGAGGGACTGGTTCCCGCTACGGCAGCCCTGCCTCCCGGTGCCTCCCGGTGCCTGCCCTTACCAGTGTCCTCCAGGGAAGGTCCCGCTTGCATTTGTCGTACCAAGCGAGCAGGTTCCCGCGCAAGGCCTCGATCTCAGCCGGGTCGCTGAAGAGATGCTGGGCGGGCGGCGGAGCAGGCGCTGGAGCTGGGGCCCCTGCCCGGAGAGCAGCGCGGGGTCAGGGCACGGCGGGGGATGGAGAATGGCTGCGGGGCCAGAGGCGGGAGCCCGACAGAGCCGCTGCCGGCCGGACGAGGACCGAGTGCCGGGCCTTACGAGGACGCAGCGAGCACCGGTAGCTGCCCGGGTCTGGCGGCCCCCTGCCCCGGAGAGGACACCCcacgctccccccagccctcccgctaCCGGGCACCTCCGCGGGACGACGCGCCCTTCCTGCTCCGCCCCGCAGGCGGGGCCGCcctcccgccgctccgccggAGACCCCtgccagccgccgccgccgccgcccggagCTGGCTcatggccgggccgggccgctccccggcggggctggggcgcAGGGGCGGCGCGGCGCCACGTGAGACTTTCGCGGGAAAATGTTTCCCTTCCagcgccccgcccccgcgcggGGACAAATCGGAGGGGCGGCCCCGCCCACCTTCCGCGCGTGAGCCAATCGGAGCGaggcgcggggctgggggctcgcGCCTTCCCGTCCTCAGGCcgcccgggggaggggggcgggacCTCCCGGCGCGCCGGAGCCAATCAGCGCTCCGGGGGAGAAAAATAAGGCTGGCCCCGCCCCTTCTCCCAGCGGCCGCACGGCAAGGACCCCAACAGGCTGCCCGAGCTAAACGCCTGTTTACTTAAACCCCAACATTCGGTGGACAACGGGTTTtggagaaggggaaaacaaacccGCTGGCGGCTGACAGGAACCGGGCCtcccgagcgggcagggagcaCGGGGCGTGGGGCGGAAAGGGCCATCGGGGGAGCGGGCAGCCGGCGGACAGCCGCGTCGCCAGAGGCCCCGGGAGCggcgcggggcagcggcggcggcggccatggCGCGGTGGCGGGTGCCGGTGGTGGACGTGCAGAACGACAACTTCACGGAGCTGTGGCCCTCCATGGTGCTGGCGCTGCGCACCGCCACCTTCGTCGCCGTGGACACGGTgaggcggggcgggccggggggcggtggccggcggcgcgggcgggccgCTGACGGGTGTCTCCCCGCAGGAGCTGAGCGGCCTCGGTGCCAGGAAGTCGCTGCTGAGCCCGTGAGTGCCCCGGtcgtgcggggcgggggggggcggccggggtgGTGGTGTCGCTCAGCCGAACTTACCGGCTGCGGTTGCTCCGAGGCGCGTCCCTCCCGGTACCGGTTGCCCGGTTCCCTTCCCCCGGCGGGTTCGGCTCTCCCGGGGCGGGAGCCGTCAGCTGCCGTTCTCCTGCCGCCCAGGTGCATCGAAGAGCGGTACCGGGCCGTCTGCAGCGCGGCCAGGACCCGCTCCGTCCTCTCCCTCGGCGTCGCCTGCTTCAAGCAGCTCCCGGAGAAGGTAGGCACACGGGCCGCAGAGCGGCCCTTTCCTCTCGTTCCCGCTTTCCGAGGGAGCAGCGGGCACTGGGACTCCACTGGGAGACGGGACTCAACCCACCCGTGCTCCGCGGAGTCGCCCCTGGCTTTTTCGGCAGCTGCCTGCCACAGGTATCCCTGTATGGCTTTGCATGCTCTCCCTCTACAGTCCGAGAACACGTACCTCTGCCAGATCTACAACCTGACGCTCCTCTGCACGGAGGATTATATTGTCGAACCCCAGTCGGTGCAGTTCCTGGTGCAGCACGGCTTCGACTTCAACAAGCAGTACTCCCAGGGGATTCCTTACCACAAGGGCAACGACAAGGTACAGAACGACTCTCCTTCGGacacctctgccagctctgctccaggctgctggggagGTTTGCTAGCTTCCCCCGGTCCTGGTGTCTCCCTCGCGCAGCTGCTGAGCGAAGGTGGGCTCACGCTGGGGTCTTGAGTGCAGCATTATCCCTTTCACTTCCCTGCCGTTTTATATGCAGGCTGTCACTTCTTGCAGTTGCTATTCCAAATATTTGGGCCCCTGTTTGGTCAGAGCAAGTCATAGCTGTAGGCAGTATTCTGCTACAGCAGGCTCCGAGGACTTCCCAGGGTGATGGCAAGCCAAGGCATGAAGGCTCGCTGACTAATGCTTCCTCTTGCAGGGCAATGAGAACCAGAGCCAGAGCGTTCGGACTTTTTTTCTGGAGCTCATACGAGCGAAGAAGCCTCTCATTCTCCATAACGGCCTGATCGATCTGGTCTTCCTGTACCAGTGCTTCTATGCTCACCTCCCAGACAACCTCGGCACCTTCACTGCTGATCTTTCGGAAATGTTTCCAGCAGGAATATACGACACTAAGTATGCTTCAGAGTTTGAGACTCGCTTTGTAGCATCCTACTTGGAGTACGCTTACAAGAAGTGGTGAGCAGCACTCTGGTATTTAAAGCTTATGggaggaaaggcaaagagaacgacagtgttctgtttgtttttccaggcAAGGGGTTTGGCTCTTGTATTATCCCAATGAGTGAAGGAAGGTGCTTTTCAGGTAACTCTGCCCCATGCTCTTCCCATTTCTAGGACAGGTGCTGAATGCATCAGGGTGCATTTTGTAATATGCCTTGTCTGTTTGGTGAGCAGCTGCTGAAAGAGGATTTCTGTCTTCCGCTGGCAGCAGTTTTGACCACAGAGTGACCTGATCTAACTGAAAAAGAATTGATTCCCTGCCTGGCCCTGGTCCAGCAGTGCCACAGGGCCGTGGCAGGAACACAGGCAGAAAAGAGACCCTTAGAACTCGGCCAGAGAGCAAACGAAAACAGGGCTGTGACTGAAGCATCTGCTAGTTATAACCTGGTTTTGTAAGGGATAGTGCAGTTAAAGGCTGAGCGCACCCTGGACCTCCTGACGCTGACCGGCTGTGTCATGCGTCCTGCATGTGACACTCGCGTACAACCAGCTACAACTCCCATTGCTTTCCTTCCAAGCAAAGGTTGTGCTCTTGTTCCACGGCATCCTGTCCTGCTTCCTGCCCCCAGCTCTTCGTGGATATCTTCCAGGCAGACACATGTTAGAAGCAGAGATGTCTGTCCACTTCATGTGTCAGTCTGGCCCCTGGTTCTGCACTCCCCACACAATCTAAACAAGCCATTGGCAGTGATACAGCCCCTTGAATCTCCATTAAACTGAAGTCACGCTCTACGTAGagaagaaatggtatttttagtGACTGTTTTACATCAGGAAATGCCACTTTGACAGGTCTGAAAACATTCAAGATGGCTGTTCTCAAACATGAGAATGCTTTGTTTTGACAAgataaaagtactttttaaactGCCCTCTGAAATGTTTTAACCCACAAGTCTAGTTACATGGAGCCTTCCAAAGGTTTTGGGCCTTTTAGCCAGCTCTTGGGACAAAACAGTTCTTTTCTCATGAGATGGAAAACGTTTCCTTGTTGTCTGCATTGCCCAGGTTCAACCTGTCTGGGCAGTGGCTGCTGGATGCTCTACGTGATACCTCATTttggggcatttttttctttgtccgTTAACATTATGAAGACTAACATGTATCTTAGTGCccttaatatttaaaatcaaactaTGTGTCCCCTTCTCCCATAGCTTCACTGGAGACACCGTTGTCCCTGCCTGTACGTTGGCCTAAGAGAAACCAACCTTTGCATCAGCATGGAAGCAACTACTTACTAAAGCTATTGTCCTGAGACTGAGTTTCTTTCCAGCAGGCTGTCAAGCTGGGGCTAGAGCTCAAGAACAGGAAACTAGTGGAGTTGAGACTTGGTGGAGAGCAGCGTGTTTGCACCAGCTGCACGTTGTGGTACCTTCAGCGAGTTAACCCCAGTAACTGTGTACTCCTGTTTGTTCCAGCAAGCGAGAGAACTGCAAACTGAAGGACTCCAGTGGCCCGCACCTCACCGTTGAGTTCTGCAACTACCCTGCCAACATGTCCCGTTACATCGACTATCGCCACTGCTCTCTGGAAGAAGAAAGCCACAACGTGGGAGGGGGAAATAAGGTGCCTGTCTGTGAGAAATTTTCGGTAAGTAACGTGAATCCCTGCTTCCCTCCTGGCTCCATGGAAAGAGCCACATATGGTCAGAGCAGGAGGAGGTAGGAAAGCACCTGGGAGCTTCCCCTTGCTTGCTTCACAGCACAAGGAAGATTTTCAAGCTTCAGGTAGCTTCATGACAGAAAGGGCAATAGCATGCTCTGTTTGGAGGCAGTGAATTCCACAGGCTACATTAGACATGAAGATTCAGAAAGATTATATGGCCCTAAACAGTGGGATGGTATGAGTTACAGTACCCATCATTGTCTTGGGAGGGCTGCAAGTTCTGAATTAGTTTGGCTTGTTCTCTGAGCAAGAAATGCcacctctttcctcccccatATTTTCattagatataaaaaaaatattacctgtCTGCAGCTTCTGGCACTGTAGCACAGTGTGATCCACAGCATCTCGAGTCCTGGTGCTGCTACAGTAGTAAACAAAGAGCCTGTCTGATCAGATCATAACTGGTTTCAGATGCTTCAGGGAGAAAAGGAGCTCTTCCAGATGTTGCACGTTACTGTCTCAGAATAACATAGGTTGGACGAACCACTGGAAGTTTCTCATCCAACCACCAACTCAATACTGCTCAGAGCCTTGTTTGGTGAATTTTGAAAATCTCTAAGGACAGAGATTACAAACGCCCTCCAGGCCCCTGTTCCAGCGCTTGACCACTcattgtgaaaaatgttttcctataTATCTAGGCAGAATTTCCCCTGACTGTTAACACTTCACCTTTCTCTATGTTCCCCTCAGGAAAGCTTGGCTCCACCATCTCTATAACCTCTGCTTTAGGTAGCTGCAGACAGCAACTAGATATCCCCATCCCCttagccttgtcttctccaggtggAACAAACCCACCTTCCTTGGCCTCTCATACGCTGTGTGCTGCATCTTGACAGCTCCCGGCTGCACTCACTGCAGTTTGTCAATGCCTTTCGTGTGTGTTGTGGGGCTGTAAATGGACACAGTGCTCCCGATACAGCCTTACAAGCCCTCAGTAGAAGGGAATAATTAGCTATGCTCCATGTTTTGGTGATAGCCTGCTCTAAGCAGGGGGCTGGTGGCTACagacttctctttctctctctctctccccctctcccccccccccccccccaggcctaTGGCTGGTGTCCAAAAGGGGTGAAGTGTCCACAGTCCCATAACATTGACCTCATAATTGATGAGGATGACAAGCTTTGGGAGGAGAAGCGGAAGAAACGGAAGCACAAATGGAAGCGTCAGAAGAACACAGAAGAGCTTGCAAAGGTGTTTGAACAGGAAAGCTCAGGGAAAGAAATTGAGCTAGCTCAGAATGGGGAGGAGGGACCACCACGAAAACAGAGCTGCTACGAGCCTGCAGCTGCTACAGAGCTCGCAGAGATCACACCTAACAGTGAGGGCAGGCCACTGGAGGAGAACTCCACGGACATGGAACCAGAAGTCAGCTCAGACACCAGCATGCAACGGGAAGAGGAGCTGGGGAGCACCGAAGGAACTGCTGCCCAGGTAGCAGCTGCTGTGAGCCCTTCTGCCAAGGGAAATGTCTCTGACAGTGACCAAGTGGAGGGGAAGTCAGAGGTTCCTGCTGGGGTGGGCTCAGTCAACCACCCAGACATCCCCAAGACTGAAGCAGCATgtgctgcagaaaaggaaaccCATGGCCCACCTTCACAGGGGGGCACACACCGAGCTGGCTTTGATGCATTCATGACTGGCTACATCATGGCTTATGTCTGGATgctcaagaaaggaaaaaacacagatgcTGGTGCAGGGCCCTGGTTGCCAGACTGCCACAATAAACTGTACCTCAGTGGGAAATCGGTGCCACTTCAAATAGTGAAGAGCTTGTTTTCTAAATCTTCCAAAGCTCACAGCCAGAAGATGAAGTTGGCCTGGGCCAGTGGATAGAGCTAGAGGGCTCCTCAGTGAGCTGGGCTGTTTTTCCCCTCAAGTTTTGAAGTTCTTTATTCCATCAAGAACTGACTAGAAGGGGAGCAAGTTTCTTactgtttttgttttaacttctgaCTGATTAAATTGCTCTCAATTAGAGTTCCCCCTGTTGTTCCTTAGTGGCACGCTGGGCTGTGAAGGCAGGGGTGaggctggagaagagggaggaaaagtgcACCTCTCCAACTGCACCCAGGGTTGCAAGTTTCAGCTGAGTGCTCTGCACTGAAAGTGGGTTTTGATAAAACAACCTAGGGCTGCTTTTCTGGAAAGGCCGTATGCTAGCTGCTTTAGCATGGGATTCACTTCTTGCAGAAGATGAAGAGGGCAATCGCTTGGTAACAAGAGGAGACAGAGGCCAGGGCTTCCCATTTAAACTTCTTTGCATGTTagagccccagcctcctcccagaTCTTGCCCTTATCCTTACTGCACCTACAGCCTTACTACATGGTGCCACTTAACATAGTGGTTTAGGGTGGGATTGACCTTTTCAAAAGGAGCATGTGCTAAAGGTCAAAGTACCTACAAAAACACATCTGAGAGCTCCAAGCTGTTGACCCCTACACCCAGCTTGACAGGAAATGCTATGAACAGTCACTGGAGGAAGATGTGATGCTTCTTCCAGACACCAGATGAAAGCAGGCTTGCTTTTCAGGCAAAGCATATGTTTTTATGAATGTTTAGTCAAGTGTTACTGCTTTCAGTCACTGCTGGCAGGGTAATTCCCTATAACCCTcataattatttcctgtctttcTAAGGAAgtcaggaagggaaaaagtgttttttttggggggggttgtttggttttgttttttttttttttattttaaaggcaagaGCCACTCACCATGGTTGGTTTAGAACGTGCAGCTGGGAGAGCTATCCCACTTCATAGTTGTACTTTACCTTAATCTTGGTTACAGCATACACAGATGAGACCTTGGCTCCTAcagcagagaggggaaggagaaagctcCTTCCCAATGGGCTAGTTGATTCTAGTGCAGGGTAACTGCCTGCAGAACCAAGCCACAGCAGCTCTTCAAACTTctaagaaaggggtgatgcagtggGACTTAAAGCCAGATGTGGTCCTCTTAAACTGcactgctttctgtgctgctgaagcTATTCTGTAGGGCTAGAACAGAGCAGCCACAATGGCAAGCTTCCTGGCTATCAAAAGCCATCTTGTTTTGTCACAAGCTACTGCCTACTCTTCAGAGCACTATaaggcagagcagaaaaaaaagtccttgagTCTCATGGATTTAATAGTGTAACACTTCAGTAAGATGCAGGAGAGAAATAACACTAAATAAGGATGACAGTTCTCCCTGTTTATAAGTCAGCACCAAGTAACAGTGAATACTATCTCAAGCCAGGTATTAATGTAATCCATAGCTTAAGTAAGCATTTGAGCCAGCTTTTTTAACCTAGAGTTGCCCTCTTAATCACAAGACTCAggccttgattttatttttattttgaaagcaagttGGGAAAGTTTACAAAACCTGAccaagaaaaaattatgaaaatatttaactggaTTCATCTTTGGTTACTTCTTATTGCAGTTCCAATAAAACATACACCATTTCTATCTTTCAAAAAAAGTCAGAAGGTCAATCAACATAAAAACAAGACGTGCTTTCTTTACATATTCATAAATATCCACAATATTAGAAAAGTTgttttgcaaagattttttttctggcagtgttAACTTACTATTATACACAGGCTACAAACTTGTTCCTAAGCCTTTAATTACAAGTTGAGCTATTTACAGACTGCAAAATATTAAGACGTAAAACTCCTTCATAAATACGAAAATAGATCATCTTGCAAAGATCTTTATACTTAATCAACTATCTGGCTGCCCCTCCTCccaaaaaaaaggttatttgtcTTGCATAGAAATG contains:
- the TOE1 gene encoding target of EGR1 protein 1; translation: MARWRVPVVDVQNDNFTELWPSMVLALRTATFVAVDTELSGLGARKSLLSPCIEERYRAVCSAARTRSVLSLGVACFKQLPEKSENTYLCQIYNLTLLCTEDYIVEPQSVQFLVQHGFDFNKQYSQGIPYHKGNDKGNENQSQSVRTFFLELIRAKKPLILHNGLIDLVFLYQCFYAHLPDNLGTFTADLSEMFPAGIYDTKYASEFETRFVASYLEYAYKKCKRENCKLKDSSGPHLTVEFCNYPANMSRYIDYRHCSLEEESHNVGGGNKVPVCEKFSAYGWCPKGVKCPQSHNIDLIIDEDDKLWEEKRKKRKHKWKRQKNTEELAKVFEQESSGKEIELAQNGEEGPPRKQSCYEPAAATELAEITPNSEGRPLEENSTDMEPEVSSDTSMQREEELGSTEGTAAQVAAAVSPSAKGNVSDSDQVEGKSEVPAGVGSVNHPDIPKTEAACAAEKETHGPPSQGGTHRAGFDAFMTGYIMAYVWMLKKGKNTDAGAGPWLPDCHNKLYLSGKSVPLQIVKSLFSKSSKAHSQKMKLAWASG